The sequence below is a genomic window from Ovis canadensis isolate MfBH-ARS-UI-01 breed Bighorn chromosome 1, ARS-UI_OviCan_v2, whole genome shotgun sequence.
CACCTAACATAATacacttatatatgtataacaaaaatGTTCTATCTCATTCTTGAGGAGGTAAAATCTTTgagtgacatttatttttctccttaataTCTGGTAATTTGAGTGTTATTAATTTGATATCATATTATTTAAGTAGTATAAATAAAGTCAGTACATCTTATGTCACACGATAAgggaataaaagtgaaaaaatttgccacacacacaaatgtattcATATCACACTAAGAAGGAAATCTCTTGGTAATTACAGTCTTCATAGCTGTAAATGATCACATGATTGTAGCTGATCTTTTAACTAACTTATCCATTCTGTACCTCCCTTTGCCTCAGGTGGACAGTGTTCTTCACCTTGTGTGGTAACACAAACTTTCATTCCTGAAGAGTCTGGGCCATAAGAACTACTGTCTGTATTGGTTTGTTGGTGTTTTCATTGACCTGAATCGTGGGAATGAAAATACTAAGAAATACCTTAGTgggttttctgtatttcagacATACTCTTCGTTACTCGCTTTGTGGAGCAGTCCCATTTCCCCTTGGTAGCTGCCATCAGTCACCTCATCTAGCACAGTAATTCCCTTCTTTGAGGATTCAAAGGAGCATAGAGTTAACAGGATTGAGGGGGCAGTCTATTTTCAATTAGTGGAATCATTGTTGTGTTTCCTGGTGGAAGCATTCCTGTGTTTGAAAGTGAGTCCACAAGGCCAGCAGAGGAGAAAATTACAGGaacaagaaacaaatattttgtagTGTTCATTAAGGGTAGTAGACACTGACGCCAATCCCATTTCTGTCTCCTGATTCCTGGACCCATGAATCCTTGCTTTGACAGAAGCAGTACCAAATACTGGAGGGTCAGAAATATTCAGTCTTCTGGAGGTCCCTGCCCTAGCCTTGCAAGATATTGCCATCTAGTTCTGCTGTTAACTGAGGCTTTATGAGAACTATTCATCATTCTATCTAACTATATGGTTCAGCAAGGTGGGAAATAGAGGAAAGCCAGTGAATTCCACAAGGGTGGACATGTTAACATATCTTTTTTTCTCACTAAGTTGAGGTCCTTGATCAGAAGCTGTGCTGTCAGGAGTTCTGTGACAGTGGATAGGGAATACCATAAAGATGGAAGGATGATAATTTTGGCAGAGGCATTTTCTACAAGGAATCCCATATGCCCAAATATATCTGTATCTAGAGTAAGTGTCTATTCTTGTAAGAACAAAACACTCCCATTTCCACGATGGAAACTGTTCAAAGTAATGAACCTGAAACCAGGCACATGGGTGATCAGGCCAATGAATGGTGCTACATCAGGATTCAGCGATGGTCTCAGCTGCTGGCTACCTGGGCACTCAACAGAGGTCACAGTCAAGATGGCCTTAGGAAGCACAAGTCAAAGTTAGGTGTTAAGAAGATGCATAGCCTCTATCTCTGACACACTGACCACTTTATTTGTGAGCTCACTGAGTAGTGACAGAGTGCTTGAGAAGAGTGACTAGTGTCCATACATTGGATCACCTTAATAACTTAATGATAAAATCTCATTCTGctaaaatcacttttttttgGTGAGCATTCACATGGGACACAAacatttcatgttatttttacCCATTCAGAGACATCAATTAACATAATTCTTCACAAATTTTCTTGTATTTCCAGCCATTTTCCTTCAAAGTCCAGGAACATCCTGCTAAACCAATGGCCACAGCCGATGAACTGCTGTATAATTACATACCTGCCCCTTTCTCTTTCCAAATAGAGTGAACAACCAGGTGTGATGCTCAAAGTTCTGCCCACTAAAAGGTTTTCCCATCACCAATGTCCTTCAGGAAGGTGACAGAGAGGAGTTGTAGTGCAGCAGACGTCCACTTTCTGATGGTGCCTGTATACCAGGCAGATTCATCTGGATCTGCAGGCTCcagtcttctcttctctgtaaacTAATTACAGAGAACTCCCTATAGGACCACAGGTCCACACTGTGAGAGAGACACCACTGTAGCACGAGTAGACACTGACAGAATTTAGACCACTTCTTCAGGTAACTTATTTGTGCCTTCAGGGCCTGTTCCTGCTTGATCAAGTATCTGCTAGTTTCATCTGATAAAAGAATGCTGCTGTGTACACACAACTTTATGGTTCGTGGGTCAGATAACCTTTAGTTTAGCAAGGGCAGCTCTGGCATCATGGCAAATTTTGGCCATGGTTAAACATACACTTTCTACTGAGGCTCACTAGCAGAGAGTGAGCAACAAACAATGGTTACTTTCCTAAAGTAGAGGAGTTATTCACAGAGGATGGAAGTGTTGTGCTCAAAATTCTAAAGGCCTGCATCTATTTCCACCTCTAGAGGCCTATTAAAGGCTCCAAGCATCTGCCACTGCTGACTCAAGCTCCACTGGACCTGTTGTATATGGTCTAAGCCAGCAGTCTGCAACCTTTATGGCAGCAGGgactgatttcatggaagacaatttttccatggacagggggtggggaggatggtttcaggatgatttaagagcgttacatttattgtgcactttatttctaatctaatgttgCTTCTTATTTGACAGAAGATAATGGTCCAGGGCCCAGAAGTTGGGGACCCTTAGCCAAAGGGACTGAAGAGCTTGCACAAAAGCCTAGACATGTTCCATGTCTCTTGTTCTGAGCCCCAATCAAAACTATCAGCCTTTCCCATCATTCAGTAAATGGGCTACAGTAACACATCCAAATAACAATAGTATTGCCTCCAAAATTTACAgaggcatggagaaggaaatggcaacccactccagtactcttgcctggagaatcccgtggagggaggagcctggtaggctacagtccatgcggtcgcacagagttggacacgactgagtgacttcacttgcaacgcaggagaccagggtttgatccctgggtcgggaagatcctctggagaagggaatggcaatccactccagtattcttgcctggagaatcccatgcacagaggatacagtctacggggtcacaaagagttggacacgactgagcgattaacataACATAACATATTATCCGTTGTTCCTCTCTTTTAGTTTCAGGAAGGGCCAGAAGTAATATCCTTCACTTAGAAGAATTATCTCAACATGTGCTATATCACTGAACACCTAGACATTTCACTAAAGCAGAAGGCGCCCACATTTTTGTgagatttgttttctatgtctgttgcAAATGTCTTACCAATGTAAATACTCCTTGCTTACTATAACCAATCAGCGTAACGTCATCAATGTAACAAATTAGTGTGTTACATTACAATATTTACAaagcatatatctgataaaaaaCTTTCACTGGGAATACATGAAGCACTCCCAAAACTcataataaagaaacaaataacccaattaaaaactggGCAAACTATTTGAACAAACACTTCACCAAAAAAGATAGACAGATGTCAAAGAATGATACacaattctgggaggtggatcatagaggatcctgctgtgatttatttctgagagtgttttgcctatattctcctctaggagttttatagtttctgatcttacatttagatctttaatccattttgagtttatttttgtgtatggtgttagaaagtgatctagtttcattcttttacaaagcaaaaataaacaaatgggatctaattaaaattaaaagcttctgcacaacaaaggaaaatataagcaaggtgaaaagacagccttctgaatgggagaaaataatagcaaatgaagcaactgacaaacaactaatctcaaaaatatacaagcaacttatgcagctcaattccagaaaaataaacgacccaatcaaaaaatgggccaaagaactaaatagacatttctccaaagaagacatacggatggctaacaaacacatgaaaagatgctcaacatcactcactattagagaaatgcaaatcaaaaccacaatgaggtaccacttcacaccagtcagaatggctacaatccaaaaatctgcaagcaataaatgctggagagggtgtggagaaaagggaaccctcctacactgttggtgggaatgcaaactagtacagccactatggagaacagtgtggagattccttaaaaaattgcaaatagaactaccgtatgacccagcaatccccctgctgggcatacacaccaaggaaaccagaattgaaagagacacatgtatcccaatgttcatcgcagcactgtttataatagccaggacatggaaacaacctagatgtccatcagcagatgaatggataagaaagcagtggtacatatacacaatggagtattactcagccgttaaaaagaattcatttgaatcagttctgatgagatggatgaaactggagccaattgtacagagtgaagtaagccagaaagaaaagcaccaatacagtatactaacacatatatatggaatttaggaagatggcaatgacgaccctgtatgcaagacaggaaaaaagacacagatgtgtataacggacttttggactcagagggagagggagagggtgggatgatttgggagaatgggaattctaacatgtatactatcatgtaggagttgaatcgccagtccatgtctgacgtagggtgcagcatgcttggggctggtgcatggggatgacccagagagatgttgtggggagggaggtgggagggggggtcatgtttgggaacgcatgtaagaattaaagattttaaaatttaaaaaaaataataataataaataaattaaaaaaaagaatgatacacAAAAAGAGGCACGATATTATGAAGTCACTagggaaaagcaaagaaatcacaatgagctattaaaaattaaaagtgatcATAAATGAAAAAACTACTCATACTAGAAGCAGGAATACAGGCCTTTGTGCTCACAGATAGGCAACCAAATAAGTTAGGAGACAATTACACAAAGTTGAAGAAGGCAGTAAATTTTATCCAAGCGTTAGTTGTGCTGAAGCTACCTGTGCACGTTACATTCCCCACTCCACCGTCCTGTGTACTTTTCACAGGAACCCCTCTCTCCTGTATTATCTCCTCTATTTTGGCTTTCACCAGCAAAAATGTAAGGAAGCAGGTTAAGCGATTAATCAGTCTATcaaaatgaagcatttttttctctcctcctgtCTAACCAGGAAGTCCAAAGTGGAAGTTaagcacttttttcttttcacatatcACATCAAAATGTCACAAACAAGTAAAGTAAGCTTAATTTTTCTGAATGAACATTCATGAACAACTGTCTCTGTTACTGCACAAATCTGAATTTGTTATCACCATGTTCAAAATCCCTCAATAGTTTTCCTCTAAAATGTGGTAAAGAGCAAACTCCATAATCTGGCCTCCAGACTCTGCTATCCACATATGCTCACTTCCCTGACCCCATCTCGCTCCTGCTGCCTCTCTCTTTGGAAGCCATATttactattttgtatttttccaatGATCCAGGCTCTCTGATCATACAGAGAATGAAAGTTCCAGCTACACAGAAAGGTCAACTTTCTTGCAATTGGAGTTTGGAGGGAATCTAAAACATTGACCTCATTCAAGTCATATGTGATTGGCTCAGACAAGTTCATACTGAGCAAAGTTCTCAGAGTACCAAAATTTAGAGATATGGTGGAGTTTGCACAAACATGTCAAATATGTCATCTGTGTTTGAAAGTATGGCATAAAGTACAATTTTAATAGTTAGAACTGGCGCTGTCTACAATGACTACTGCTTATAATTTCAGAGTCTGTAATGCCCTGTGGAACAACATGAATTTCTCATATATGCCCAAGTCTTCAATGCCCAGAAGAACAACTTAGCTTTGTCCTaatggaattccatggacactatCAGGAGAATATTAGTTCTCCACTCCTTCCTCGCTGGCAGTCCTACAAATGGTTAATTCttgtgttaaaaaaattttaataaacaatattttcctAAGCCTGGATAATGAAGTCTCCAAAATGAATCAGTGTATAAAATATTGCTCTTTGTGTTATTGTGATTCCAGTTCTCCTGTATTATTTCGACCTCGGAAAACCAAATGCTGAGAGGATCTTGACGATTTTTTAACAGATACTGGTAAGAGAAGGATTTCtataatattcattatttttcaaggaaaattaaaatactgtTAAACATAATAATTTTGATTTGGTTTACAAAATGTCAAAACAGGcatttgaaaatggaaaacaataataAGAAGTAAATAATCTGTTCTATTGTTAAAAGTAAAATCTGGATGTGCAAAATAGCTCTAAGACTATTTTATACTCTTTAATGATATGTCTGATTAGATTGACTATAATGACTCCATACGATATGTTATGGTGAACTAAaacattaatcaaattaaaagTGTATTTAGGGATTTAGGTCATAATGTTTTTAGTGtaagaaatatgtattatatatacatttatttatttatccatctatgTCCTGTCCTCTTTTCcggcttcttatttttttttaattttatttattcacttatttttggctacactcaATCTTCACCATTATgcacaggctttctttagttgtggagagcaggggctactctctatttgtggtgcatgggcttgtcatggcagtggcctctcttgttgcggagcatgggcttgaacccgtgtcccctgctttggcaggtggattcttaaccactggaacaccagggcaGTCCTTCCTGCTTCTTGTTTCCTTTTCACCCAAATTTGCCTTTCTACTTCTCTATCCTCTTTCCTCTCAATTCCCACCTCTCTTTCTTTTGACAACTTTCATGACCTTGTTCCACAAGAAAGAAAATCCACATCTGTTctccacatttttatttcatcttcctcAATGCTGTGTCACTTGCTTTCATTCAATTCTCATTATCCTACAATCCCTACTCTATCACAAAATGGAAACTTCTCTCACTAAAGCCACTagaagtctctctttttttaatttattttttcagttgaaggttaattgctttacagaattgtgttggtttctgccaaacatcaacacgaatcagccataggtatacatatgtccctccctcttgaacctccatcccacctccctccccatcacactcctctagattgtcacagagccccagtttgagctccctgagtcagacagcaaattctcattggctatctattttacacgtggTAACATAAGTTTCATTCTCACACTCAGTAATCTCTGTTCACTCTTATCCTACTAGAACATCCATTTTGCTTTAGGCACTCTactttcctttgttcttgcaTATTCTCCTCTCTTTAACTTTTCAGTCTCAGTTTTCCAGTTTCCTCCTGTTTCTCTGATCACTCTGATCAGTAGCCATTTGtggctctttcctttttttccttttgtgtgagCCACAGCTCCTGGTTTCAAGACAAAATGACTAAACTGAAAGGAAACTGGCTCTAACAAATAATGCTAGGGAAGCTGGAGAAATCCACTGGAGAAATAGGCAGGGACATAAAGTAAGAAGTTAAGCAGTCAACAGCTGAAATTATATCTCAGTGCTAGCTCAATAAGGGCTGTCATTGCTGCTGAACATGAGTGCTACAACTCACAATGAAAATGCCACTGTTGTGGGTGCAGGATGCATTTTCTGGGGTCCTGTTATTGCTCCCTTGGTTGACTTTGAACCACAAATCTCTTCCATTCACATTTGACATCTCTCCCCCCTCTACATATTTCAAATCTAATGTTTTTAGTGGTTAACAAAAGATCTACTTCCCTCTCTTCAGGAAGTCAGTTTCTAGAACCTTTGGCTTCTAGAGTAAACAACTTTTGTCTGCCACCAAGACATTTGTAATAGAAAAGTCAATCCGATCTAGTAAATGATGTATATACATTTCAATCTCTTTAATATAACTTCCTCACCTTTATTTTCATGCTTTCTTGTTTTAACATTATGGACACCATCCACTGGGTTAGTCATATATGCTGTATGTAGTTCAGTAACTTCAATGACTTCAAAGTCATTATTCCTATTAAGTCCTTATTGAATGATACTAAGTTTATGTGATCCGGATGTTCAGAGATTGCTCCTTGCAAAAATGGGCCACTGCATCTGAGTTCTCAATCTCAATTTTTGATTACTCTTCCTGGCTACCAAGTGACAATCTCTTTTACTAACTGTCCTTCATATCTATTATGCTATCAAGTCCTATTGACTTAAATCTAATTAATTTTGATCTCTTTGTCTTCCTCAAAAGCACACAATGACTTaagaatttcaaatgcattttaatcACTGAAGGACatttataaaattcatattaCCTTTATTCATGGCCTGCTGAATCAGTTTCTATGATAATacctcagaatttatttttgtaccaAAACTCCCCCAGAAAATTCTGATGTGTAATCTGGTTTGGGAATCATAGACAAGAGTCATAGATTCCTGATTAGCATTTCTCACAACTGGTCGTTCACCCTGCAGTCTATTTTCTACAaccaaatatttaatttcaaaaataactgaTGATGACAATCCCTGTTTCAAAGTTTTCAATGAATGCCTATCCTTAAAGAATAAAGTTCAAGATCTTTCACATAGCATTGATTACTTTTATAATCCAGGCCCTTCTGACAACTTACTTTTGACACTATATTCACCTTGAAAACACGGGATAGTTTTCCCATAAATTTGCTCATGTTCAGAATGTCTTTCTTTTCTACATCTATTCATgactgtttacattttaaaataaaatgattgccAAATAACAACTTTTTGCCAAAATAACAACTGCTACAAATACTTTTTATGATTTTAGTAAGAGTAAATAAAGGGCATTCATCATAGTGCATGGTTCTGTTACTCtcaatgaattttcttttaagaattcttgtgaaatgttctttttccatttattgcATTGTATTTCAGAGATCATCTATCAaggatatggaaacaaaaaaCATAACAGGGCTGACAGAGTTCATTCTCACAGGACTTACACATCAACCAGAGTGGCAGGTCCCCCTGTTCCTTCTGTTCTTGATGATATACCTCATCACCATTGTGGGAAACCTTGGTCTAATCGCTCTCATCTGCAATGACCCTCACCTTCACATCCCCATGTACTTATTCCTTGGGAATCTGGCCTTTGTGGATACTTGGTTATCCTCCACAGTGACCCCCAAAATGCTGCTCAACTTCTTTGCCATGAGCAAAATGATCTCTCTTTCTGAATGTAagatacaatttttttcctttgcaatttGTGTAACCACAGAATGTTTTCTGCTGGCAACAATGGCATTTGATCGCTATGTGGCCATATGCAAACCATTACTTTATCCAGTGATCATGACCAATAGACTATGTATCTGGCTATTAGTTTTGTCATTTTTAGGTGGCCTTTTCCATGCCATAATTCATAATGCTTTTTTACTCAGATTAACCTTCTGCAATTCCATCATAGTACATCACTTTTATTGTGACATTATACCATTGTTTAAGATTTCCTGTACTGACCCTACAATTAATTATCTTATGGTGTTCATTTTTGCTGGATCAATACAGGcattcaccatttccattgttctgGTCTCTTATACACTTGTTCTCTttacaatcttaaaaaagaagtcTCTACAAGGAATAAGGAAGGCCTTCTCCACTTGTGGAGCCCACCTCCTGTCTGTCTCTTTATACTATGGGCCTCTTCTCTTCATGTATGTGCTCCCTGGATCTGCACAAGAAAATGATCAGAATATGATGGACTCTCTGTTTTACACTGTCATAATTCCTTTCTTAAATCCAATAATTTACAGcctgagaaataagaaagtcaTAGACTCACTAACAAAAATGTTAAAGAGAAATGTTTAGATATCATATTAATAAGCATTCTCTTTTCATTAAGATACTATAAAACTATACAATTAGATGTGTCTATGTGTtgattattatttaaaagtttttgcattTACAGTTGTACTATTCTTTTATTGActtattcccaggtggctcagtggtaaagaatctgcctgccaatacaggagagacaggagatgtgggttcgatcactgggtcaggaagatcccctggaggagtaaatagcaacccactccagtattcttgactggaatatcccatggacagaggagcctggtgggctacagtccacgcagttgcaagaagtcaaacatgactgagcagctaagcatcagttcagttcagtcgctcagtcgcgtcagactctttgcgaccccatgaaccgcaacacgccaggcctccctgtccatcaccaactcccggagttcacccaaacccatgtccagtgagtcggtgatgccatccaaccatctcatcctttgtcatccccttcttttcctgccctcaatctttcccagcatcagggtcttttccaatgagtcagctctttgcatcaggtggccaaagtattggagtttcatcttcaacatcagtccttccaatgaacacccaggactgatctgctttaggatggactggttggatctccttgcactccaacggactctcaagagtcatctccaacaccacatttcaaaagcatcaattcttctgcactcagctttctttgtagtccaactctcacatccatacgagaccactggaaaaaccatagcattgactaagcATACAAGATGTTAGTATCTAATAAGTGTCTTTAAACAActtcatattttaattatttatgtcatacctaaaaaattagagcagaaaacaagaaggaaaaattttACAGGCCTATATGTTGTTCACTGTGGCTCTATAAATACATTCAGTTGTAAAATAGTGCAGGCCCTGTGAACAGGACTTGATGATGATATCTTTGCTATTTCTACAGCCATGTAGCCAGCAAACTCATAACAAATTTAACTCCATATGGAGGTGGGTTTGTGTTTGGAGTGAACAGAAGTAATTCCCAGGAATTTTGCTAGCAATCAAAAGTCCTATTATTCCACATTATCTGAGGTATGGTAAATTTCACCTTTTGTGGGGATAAACTCCATACCacacagagaaataaagagaaatgagaaagcaaTGAGGAAAAAATGGTATGGGAGTCAAGACAATGAAGACAGAGCTACACTGTTAAGAGATCCTCTTACCTTAACATGTTTcttagagaaagggaaagaggtgaGTTGCCTCTTAACTGTAGATGATTCTTCTATCTGTCCTTTCTAGGTGTGTCTGTATGTTATGGATCAACCTGAGAAACTTCACTAATTCAGAAAGCTAA
It includes:
- the LOC138430612 gene encoding olfactory receptor 5H8-like, translating into METKNITGLTEFILTGLTHQPEWQVPLFLLFLMIYLITIVGNLGLIALICNDPHLHIPMYLFLGNLAFVDTWLSSTVTPKMLLNFFAMSKMISLSECKIQFFSFAICVTTECFLLATMAFDRYVAICKPLLYPVIMTNRLCIWLLVLSFLGGLFHAIIHNAFLLRLTFCNSIIVHHFYCDIIPLFKISCTDPTINYLMVFIFAGSIQAFTISIVLVSYTLVLFTILKKKSLQGIRKAFSTCGAHLLSVSLYYGPLLFMYVLPGSAQENDQNMMDSLFYTVIIPFLNPIIYSLRNKKVIDSLTKMLKRNV